A window from Chitinophaga filiformis encodes these proteins:
- a CDS encoding MFS transporter yields the protein MKYRNYRLWIIIGIVLLNSIGLSIVLPLLPFLVGNYLPPQQVVVGMSLLMSVFATCTFFAAPAFGALSDRYGRKYILIISLLGSVAGYVLFGIGGALWMLFLGRIIDGLTAGNISILFAYIADTTQPDERAKWFGYIGAVMGIGKIGGPALGGLLGSISIGLPFFVTAGLILLSALATYFLLPESLNIERRTKHLSLNSFNTFSHFRDVFSLNGVLLLLITGILFYISLSIFQFNLTVFLKDVYQWTPAWIGAILTLVGICEIVVRAVLLPLLLKHFNEKSIGVVGLVTVTVGLSSILVSIYIHSAVIIAIAIICIICGEGLFDPTYNGKLSQLVEENNQGKLQGVNQSLQALNNMLVPLCAAAIYFYSPGMLYVTATVIMLAAIIVYMKHRS from the coding sequence ATGAAATATAGAAATTACAGGCTATGGATTATTATAGGGATCGTGTTATTGAATTCTATCGGACTTTCTATTGTATTGCCGCTTTTACCCTTTTTAGTAGGGAATTATCTTCCGCCTCAGCAAGTAGTTGTTGGAATGAGTTTGCTGATGTCCGTATTTGCTACATGTACCTTCTTTGCGGCGCCTGCTTTTGGGGCATTGAGTGATCGGTACGGAAGGAAATATATTCTTATTATAAGCCTGCTGGGCTCTGTTGCCGGCTATGTGTTGTTTGGGATAGGAGGGGCCTTATGGATGCTTTTTCTCGGGCGCATTATTGACGGCCTTACGGCAGGCAATATCAGTATTCTGTTCGCTTATATAGCTGACACCACTCAACCTGATGAAAGGGCTAAATGGTTTGGATATATCGGTGCTGTAATGGGGATTGGAAAGATAGGCGGCCCGGCACTGGGCGGATTGCTGGGGAGCATCTCCATTGGGTTACCTTTCTTTGTTACTGCCGGATTAATACTGCTATCGGCTTTAGCAACCTACTTTCTATTGCCCGAATCTTTAAACATTGAAAGGCGAACAAAACATTTATCGCTTAACAGCTTTAACACATTTTCGCATTTCAGGGATGTATTCAGCCTGAATGGAGTATTGTTGCTTCTGATAACAGGAATACTCTTTTATATAAGCCTCAGTATATTCCAGTTTAACTTAACTGTTTTCCTGAAAGACGTTTACCAATGGACGCCCGCCTGGATTGGTGCCATCCTGACTTTAGTCGGCATTTGTGAAATTGTAGTGCGGGCGGTCTTGTTGCCGCTGTTATTAAAGCATTTCAATGAGAAGAGCATTGGAGTAGTGGGTTTAGTTACTGTTACAGTCGGATTGAGCTCAATCCTCGTAAGCATTTACATACATTCGGCAGTCATTATTGCAATTGCTATCATCTGCATTATTTGTGGGGAGGGTTTATTTGATCCAACCTATAACGGAAAACTCTCTCAACTGGTCGAAGAAAACAACCAGGGCAAATTGCAGGGTGTTAATCAAAGCCTGCAGGCATTAAACAATATGCTTGTTCCGCTCTGCGCTGCCGCCATTTATTTTTATAGCCCGGGTATGTTGTACGTAACGGCGACTGTCATTATGCTGGCAGCAATTATTGTATACATGAAGCATAGATCATAA
- a CDS encoding AraC family transcriptional regulator: MSKKRKSIPVNPMADQFGSGIAIEKFSVKDFYLMDMEEAKKSHREDGHSFFLLEKGRVSLEIDFQKYTMKPFSILYLHPDQVHRIITFEDVSVSCWSINNENLHPEYLKLLEEITPAKPLALEKETFSLIAEAVSLNLKLFERKKDKLYHSLLKDSCNALVALAASQYLDHAKSTSKPTRFEVVTKAFRKALEHNYTTARRPAEYAQKLNISAPYLNECVRNITGYSASHQIQQRIILEAKRLLSHSDIAVKEIAAQLGYDDYPYFSRFFTKATGKTPIAFRNKNRD, translated from the coding sequence ATGTCAAAAAAGCGAAAATCCATTCCGGTAAATCCCATGGCAGACCAGTTTGGTTCAGGGATCGCCATCGAAAAATTTTCTGTTAAGGATTTTTACCTTATGGATATGGAGGAGGCCAAAAAGTCGCATCGTGAGGATGGGCATTCCTTCTTCCTGCTTGAAAAAGGGCGAGTTTCTCTTGAAATTGATTTTCAGAAGTATACGATGAAGCCCTTTTCTATTCTCTACCTCCATCCTGACCAGGTACACCGCATCATCACCTTTGAAGATGTAAGCGTCAGTTGCTGGTCCATCAACAATGAAAACCTACACCCTGAATACCTGAAATTACTGGAAGAGATCACTCCGGCAAAACCGTTGGCATTGGAGAAAGAGACTTTTTCCCTTATTGCTGAAGCGGTATCACTTAACCTAAAACTTTTTGAACGAAAAAAAGATAAATTATATCATTCGTTACTGAAAGACAGTTGCAATGCCCTGGTAGCCTTGGCTGCTTCTCAATATTTGGATCACGCTAAATCGACGAGCAAACCGACACGATTTGAAGTTGTCACCAAAGCTTTCAGGAAAGCACTGGAACATAACTACACGACAGCCAGGCGCCCTGCGGAATATGCACAAAAATTAAACATATCCGCACCTTACCTCAATGAGTGCGTAAGAAACATAACAGGTTATTCTGCTTCTCACCAGATACAGCAACGGATCATTTTAGAAGCAAAACGCCTACTCTCCCATTCCGATATAGCCGTAAAAGAAATTGCTGCACAATTAGGGTATGATGATTATCCCTACTTTTCACGATTCTTTACGAAAGCAACAGGGAAGACGCCTATAGCCTTTCGAAACAAAAACCGCGATTAG
- a CDS encoding helix-turn-helix domain-containing protein, whose translation MNSINSISAFHRLLSLPEPRHPLVSVINLAESVFLEDPIWKGFVNRFYCVALKRDAKGKIRYGQQHYDYDKGVLSFTAPNQVQQLDLQNMECGSGYLLIFHPDFLLQHTLANSIHQYGFFDYAVNEALHLSTEEEDDLITILHKIDKECQHIDKHTQEIILTQIESLLKYSNRFYERQFLTRKNNNSALLTRFEQLIDDYFNSDVQGLLTVQYIAAQMNLSPNYLSDLLRVHTGQNTQQHIHEKLIAKAKEKLSTTNLSVSEIAYALGFEHAQSFSTLFKKKTNLSPLEFRQAFN comes from the coding sequence ATGAACTCCATCAACTCCATATCAGCATTTCACCGGTTGCTGTCATTGCCGGAACCTCGCCACCCGCTGGTGAGCGTGATCAATCTGGCGGAAAGTGTCTTCTTGGAAGACCCGATCTGGAAAGGTTTCGTTAACCGCTTTTATTGCGTGGCGCTCAAACGCGATGCCAAAGGCAAGATCAGGTACGGACAGCAGCATTATGATTACGATAAAGGAGTATTGAGTTTTACCGCCCCCAACCAGGTGCAACAACTGGACCTGCAAAATATGGAATGCGGGTCCGGTTATCTCCTCATCTTCCACCCGGACTTCCTGTTACAGCATACGCTGGCGAACAGTATTCATCAATACGGTTTTTTCGATTACGCGGTTAACGAAGCGCTGCACCTGTCGACCGAGGAAGAAGATGACCTGATCACGATCCTCCATAAAATTGATAAGGAGTGCCAGCATATCGATAAGCATACCCAGGAGATCATTCTGACGCAGATCGAGAGCCTGTTAAAATACTCCAACCGTTTTTACGAGCGGCAGTTTTTGACCCGCAAGAATAATAATTCAGCACTACTGACCAGGTTCGAGCAGTTGATCGATGACTACTTTAACAGCGACGTACAGGGGTTGCTCACGGTACAATATATTGCTGCGCAGATGAACCTGTCGCCGAACTACCTGAGTGACCTGCTTCGGGTTCATACCGGGCAGAACACACAGCAGCATATTCATGAAAAACTGATCGCGAAAGCCAAAGAAAAACTTTCTACGACCAATCTTTCGGTCAGCGAGATCGCCTATGCCCTGGGCTTTGAGCATGCGCAATCGTTTAGCACACTTTTCAAAAAGAAGACGAATTTGTCGCCGCTGGAATTCCGTCAGGCTTTTAACTGA
- a CDS encoding helix-turn-helix transcriptional regulator yields the protein MKNDMLASVPGILTALAGLLGTEIKNRRLEIPPKFGKGYCRGFVFNRHIRMLVSNYELKEDIVIKNPQVNIPGRMIFFKFQNIFPATEQSPTEKHPVQTPSVLIATSRLNTDDFISIHSNTATINIEVDADYLNEQFDLPGKSPVLQSLLQNTQPLLFEQLIYPSLQKIVDDIRTESVSETFELFYLRIKAEDLVCRLLMELETRSETHLYALNNSDVETIYKVKEQILSDLQTPPSINQLAKYASMSPTKLKRIFKQVFGNSIFRYYQEFRMKEAVRLLQENRLSVSEVGYELGFTNLSHFSKVFEEHVGMKPKKYSSSYSSMAHSKKRKKDV from the coding sequence ATGAAAAACGATATGTTAGCGTCTGTTCCCGGTATTTTAACAGCGCTTGCTGGTCTACTGGGTACAGAAATAAAGAACAGAAGGCTGGAAATTCCTCCAAAGTTTGGCAAGGGATATTGCAGGGGATTTGTTTTTAACAGGCATATCAGGATGCTTGTTAGTAATTATGAGCTAAAAGAAGATATTGTTATTAAAAATCCACAAGTCAATATTCCCGGAAGAATGATATTCTTTAAGTTTCAAAATATCTTCCCGGCAACGGAACAATCCCCGACAGAAAAGCATCCGGTACAAACACCTTCTGTATTAATTGCAACCAGCCGTTTGAATACCGACGACTTTATATCAATTCACAGCAATACTGCAACGATCAATATTGAGGTAGATGCAGATTATCTGAATGAACAATTTGATCTACCCGGAAAATCCCCGGTTTTACAAAGCCTGTTACAGAACACACAACCCTTGTTATTTGAACAGCTTATCTATCCTTCTTTGCAGAAAATCGTGGATGACATAAGAACCGAATCCGTTAGTGAAACTTTTGAACTTTTTTACCTGAGAATTAAGGCAGAGGATCTGGTTTGCCGCTTGTTAATGGAACTCGAAACACGTAGCGAAACACATCTTTATGCTTTAAACAACAGCGATGTTGAAACCATTTATAAGGTAAAAGAACAGATCCTCAGCGATCTGCAAACGCCGCCTTCGATCAATCAGTTAGCTAAGTATGCAAGTATGAGCCCCACGAAGCTGAAACGCATATTTAAACAGGTTTTCGGCAACAGCATTTTCAGGTATTACCAGGAATTCCGGATGAAAGAAGCAGTCCGTTTATTGCAGGAAAACAGGCTATCTGTCTCTGAAGTTGGGTACGAACTAGGCTTCACTAACCTCAGTCATTTTTCGAAGGTCTTTGAAGAGCATGTTGGCATGAAACCTAAAAAGTATTCAAGCAGTTACTCGTCTATGGCTCACAGTAAAAAGCGCAAAAAGGATGTTTGA
- a CDS encoding RICIN domain-containing protein, with the protein MKRILFYLLMLCIITIDTSAQVLRIFYVDFGPNDVTNGNITSSPDANSNYWNNVTNTSTSASPVYLLTNRNASSGAFINITAGFSSNGINNGGLLAPNAALLKDFAINTATQDYFYTENTASFIIKGLDVSKGYIFSFFATRNDPEVRKTNYTLTGATTYSATLQTSGPNLGGSGYNGNNSTILTTGTIVPDTRGQIAITVKRELGSFGYIGVLKIEEVRMPVTPLKTVYVDLGPNDVSNGNITSSPDINGNYWNNLTNINTTAPQVNLVDKINASTGAYVKITSGFLSNGIQNGGLLSPDAGLLGDFAIPTATQDFFHTTASSSLSIRGLDKTKGYVFSFFGTRNDPEKRVTTYSLTGASFYDGNLQTSGTDLGGPGYHGNTKTILTSDIVMADDNGHINLTVTRSEGAFGYLGVMKMIQVNPVAFEPGCTAKDNSRIAIMGSSVPSGTGATNNQGYAQLYAQLLTTRANSGTGQTWNVSNISVPGNNTISVINRWDKDLLPLCSKYVIYALSLGNEGITTGGQATFNQFRDNLKLLINKARQQGIEPIITNCYSREDYTATEYNFIKQMNLLIHSWNVASVNLLGALDNGAGKWATGYKSDDLHPNDAGHLEFEYAIVPSLFDAIKAGKPQPYKIEGTSLSLSPASGYKLQIKPEEIIHPFTFSFDIQTASTAQVAELSTVAGLNKLVINASGKLDYSSASSTGITGITVLNDNQWHKVTLTHYYAMGKTLLYIDKVLQGAINEKIVTTAFDLNGVNAPAANYRTLLFYRSGMNGEEINAMVDGGLLKSSLEIYAPLDGAGIFSADPIINLAQSTNKVRKLNLIAGTYYLQNRFSRLYMDVDDNQITQDGANIQQWGFMGTGNQQFTFTHLGNDVYKIICVKSGKSVDVSGVSTADGANVLQWGYVGGANQQFLMMPVDSDYYKIVAQHSGKLIEVSNFSTVNGGNVQQWTDGNQTSGQWRLVRPGAAMLTTTTNTMKKDDAADISVYPNPAVTTLYVSGLRNSVNIKIYSSSGQLQLSSFGTSIAVDRLRAGVYFVHLRSAGMYKVLKFVKQ; encoded by the coding sequence ATGAAAAGAATACTCTTTTACTTATTGATGCTTTGTATCATTACAATTGATACATCTGCCCAGGTCCTCAGGATCTTCTATGTTGATTTCGGCCCTAATGATGTTACAAACGGCAACATCACCAGCAGTCCCGATGCAAACAGCAATTACTGGAACAATGTGACGAATACCAGTACAAGCGCCTCTCCGGTATACCTGTTAACAAACAGGAACGCCTCAAGCGGTGCGTTTATAAATATCACGGCCGGGTTTAGCTCGAACGGCATCAACAATGGCGGATTATTAGCCCCTAATGCGGCACTCTTAAAAGACTTCGCTATCAATACGGCTACGCAGGACTATTTTTATACAGAAAATACAGCCAGTTTTATAATAAAGGGGTTGGACGTGAGCAAAGGCTATATTTTCAGTTTCTTTGCCACCCGTAATGATCCGGAGGTACGCAAGACCAATTACACACTTACAGGTGCAACGACCTATAGCGCTACACTTCAAACATCCGGCCCGAACCTGGGAGGCTCGGGGTATAATGGCAATAATAGTACGATCCTTACTACGGGCACCATTGTGCCTGATACCAGGGGACAGATAGCCATTACTGTAAAAAGGGAGCTCGGAAGTTTCGGTTATATCGGCGTACTGAAAATAGAGGAAGTGAGGATGCCCGTGACCCCATTGAAAACTGTGTATGTTGATCTTGGCCCTAATGACGTTTCCAATGGTAACATCACGAGCAGTCCTGACATCAATGGCAATTACTGGAACAACCTGACCAATATCAATACCACAGCCCCTCAGGTAAACCTGGTGGATAAAATAAATGCCAGTACCGGGGCATATGTCAAAATCACTTCCGGATTTCTTTCCAACGGTATTCAAAACGGGGGATTACTATCGCCGGATGCTGGCTTATTAGGTGATTTTGCTATTCCTACCGCGACACAGGATTTCTTTCACACCACTGCATCCTCCAGCCTTTCTATCAGGGGATTGGATAAAACGAAAGGTTATGTCTTTAGTTTCTTTGGCACCCGGAATGATCCGGAAAAACGGGTCACCACTTATTCACTGACGGGCGCCAGCTTCTATGACGGAAATCTGCAAACGTCAGGAACCGACCTGGGCGGCCCGGGTTACCATGGCAATACAAAAACCATTCTGACCTCGGATATAGTGATGGCTGATGATAATGGTCATATCAACCTCACCGTGACCAGATCTGAGGGCGCCTTTGGTTACCTGGGAGTAATGAAGATGATCCAGGTTAATCCGGTGGCATTTGAACCCGGCTGTACAGCAAAAGACAATAGTCGCATAGCCATTATGGGCTCTTCTGTACCTTCAGGCACCGGTGCTACAAACAATCAGGGCTATGCCCAGTTATATGCCCAGCTGCTGACCACCCGGGCCAATAGTGGTACGGGACAAACATGGAATGTGTCGAATATCTCAGTGCCCGGCAACAATACCATCAGCGTTATCAATCGCTGGGACAAAGACCTGTTGCCCCTCTGCAGCAAATATGTCATTTATGCGCTTTCATTGGGGAATGAGGGTATTACTACCGGTGGCCAGGCTACTTTCAACCAATTCAGGGATAATTTGAAACTGCTTATCAATAAAGCAAGGCAACAGGGTATCGAACCGATCATCACTAACTGCTATAGCCGGGAGGACTATACAGCAACAGAGTACAATTTTATTAAGCAGATGAATTTGCTGATCCATTCCTGGAACGTAGCCAGCGTCAATTTGTTGGGAGCGCTTGACAATGGAGCAGGAAAATGGGCTACCGGTTACAAAAGTGATGATCTGCATCCCAATGATGCCGGTCACCTTGAGTTTGAGTACGCAATTGTTCCCTCGCTGTTTGATGCTATAAAAGCCGGGAAACCGCAACCTTACAAGATAGAAGGTACATCCTTAAGCTTAAGCCCCGCCAGCGGTTATAAGCTGCAGATAAAACCAGAAGAAATCATTCACCCATTTACTTTTTCTTTTGACATACAAACTGCATCAACAGCACAGGTGGCAGAGTTGAGTACAGTTGCAGGTCTGAATAAATTAGTGATCAATGCTTCGGGGAAATTGGATTATTCATCCGCTTCCTCAACCGGTATTACAGGGATCACTGTTCTTAACGACAACCAATGGCATAAAGTAACGCTGACACATTATTATGCTATGGGCAAAACCCTGTTATATATCGATAAGGTATTGCAAGGCGCCATCAATGAAAAAATTGTTACGACCGCTTTCGACTTAAACGGAGTCAACGCGCCGGCAGCCAATTACAGGACATTGCTCTTCTATCGTTCCGGTATGAATGGGGAAGAAATAAATGCGATGGTCGATGGTGGCTTGCTGAAATCGAGCCTGGAAATTTATGCACCGCTCGATGGTGCCGGCATATTTAGTGCAGACCCCATCATAAACCTGGCACAGAGCACCAATAAGGTAAGGAAGCTGAATCTTATTGCGGGCACATATTACCTCCAGAACCGTTTCAGCAGGCTGTATATGGACGTCGATGATAACCAGATCACACAGGACGGCGCCAATATCCAGCAATGGGGCTTTATGGGTACCGGCAATCAGCAGTTTACGTTCACTCACCTGGGCAATGATGTCTATAAAATTATCTGTGTTAAATCCGGCAAATCGGTGGATGTATCCGGCGTTAGCACCGCGGACGGCGCCAATGTACTCCAATGGGGCTATGTCGGCGGCGCCAATCAACAATTTCTGATGATGCCTGTTGACAGCGATTATTATAAAATCGTCGCACAACACAGCGGCAAACTGATAGAGGTTTCCAATTTCAGTACTGTCAATGGAGGGAATGTGCAGCAATGGACGGATGGTAATCAAACCAGCGGGCAATGGCGGCTGGTCCGGCCTGGAGCCGCCATGTTGACGACAACCACAAACACCATGAAGAAAGACGATGCGGCTGATATTTCAGTATACCCTAATCCTGCTGTGACGACGTTATATGTTAGTGGGCTCAGGAATTCCGTAAATATCAAAATTTATAGTAGTTCGGGCCAGTTGCAACTGTCGTCTTTTGGAACGTCTATTGCGGTTGACCGCCTGAGGGCTGGTGTGTATTTTGTGCATTTGAGATCAGCGGGAATGTATAAGGTATTGAAATTTGTTAAGCAATAG
- a CDS encoding FAD-dependent monooxygenase has protein sequence MKSLTKKKVLISGASIAGLSTAYWMNRLGYSVTVVEIANAPRMGGTAVDIRGKTVDVVKRMGIFQELQSNALQLKMISFKNADNETVNSIMLNTDGPSDEIEIERSKLVSILFENLKNDIAFIFNNSVTALSETRHDIKATFKDGSQQEFDLVFGCDGTHSGIRKIWFGNESEYAHFLEAYFSISIVDKLLIEQNTMQFYNVPGKAYMLNAYKNKTDIIFCFLSEKEIPYDYRDTAQQKQIILEQFSGQGWRTAELLEEVAGSKNFYFDKFCQVKMPSWTKGRVALVGDAAYCASPAAGMGGSLAIEGAAALADALQKHEGNFELAFQDYNKNLRPFIDEVQAEAEFNVREKFIPRTEEAIRKRNLEGF, from the coding sequence GTGAAATCATTAACGAAAAAGAAAGTACTAATTTCAGGGGCAAGCATCGCCGGACTTTCAACAGCTTATTGGATGAACAGGTTGGGTTACAGCGTAACCGTAGTTGAAATTGCCAATGCCCCCCGCATGGGTGGCACTGCAGTTGATATTCGTGGAAAAACAGTCGATGTTGTAAAGCGTATGGGGATTTTCCAGGAACTGCAATCAAACGCATTACAGCTGAAAATGATCTCATTTAAAAATGCGGATAATGAGACGGTAAACTCGATTATGCTAAACACAGATGGCCCCAGTGATGAGATCGAAATTGAACGATCCAAATTGGTGAGTATTCTGTTTGAGAACCTAAAAAACGATATCGCGTTTATTTTCAACAATAGCGTGACAGCCTTAAGTGAAACCCGGCACGACATTAAAGCTACTTTTAAAGATGGCTCACAACAGGAGTTTGATCTTGTGTTTGGATGCGACGGCACACATTCAGGTATAAGAAAGATCTGGTTTGGCAATGAATCGGAATACGCCCACTTTCTTGAAGCATACTTTTCCATCTCCATTGTTGACAAATTGCTGATAGAACAGAATACCATGCAATTTTACAATGTGCCTGGTAAGGCTTATATGCTCAATGCCTATAAAAACAAAACCGATATCATCTTCTGCTTTCTTTCAGAAAAAGAAATCCCCTACGATTACCGTGACACAGCGCAACAAAAGCAAATTATCCTGGAACAATTTTCCGGACAGGGATGGAGAACAGCTGAATTATTGGAAGAAGTGGCAGGTTCAAAGAATTTTTACTTCGATAAATTTTGCCAGGTAAAAATGCCGTCATGGACAAAAGGCAGGGTTGCCCTGGTGGGCGATGCGGCGTATTGCGCCTCGCCTGCTGCAGGAATGGGAGGTTCTTTGGCGATAGAAGGAGCAGCTGCATTGGCTGATGCTTTGCAAAAACATGAAGGGAATTTTGAACTAGCGTTCCAGGACTATAACAAAAACCTACGCCCGTTTATTGACGAAGTCCAGGCAGAAGCTGAATTTAATGTGAGAGAGAAATTTATTCCAAGGACCGAGGAAGCGATCCGGAAAAGGAACCTGGAAGGATTTTAA
- a CDS encoding aldo/keto reductase translates to MEIKQIALGSQGLVVPKIGLGCMGMTGFEEGHMYGPADEREAIATIHRSLELGGNFLDTADLYGPLKNEQLIAKAISGKRDQYILATKFGWEIDDNNKVTWAINGKRDYVKKSLERSLKNLNTDYIDLYYLHRLDKNTPIEETVDAMAGLVKEGKVGYIGLSEVSSETVKRAHAVHPITAVQSEYSLFERTVEERGVLATLNELGVGFVAYSPLGRGFLSGQIKSIDDLPENDFRRAIPRFQGEMFNKNIELVKAIEAMAEAKNVTSSQLALAWIMSKGILPIPGTKRRKYLEQNLAATTIELTEADLSQLESIVPLGTDTGAPYDEFSMGLID, encoded by the coding sequence ATGGAAATAAAACAAATAGCATTGGGCAGCCAGGGATTGGTTGTGCCAAAGATCGGCCTGGGCTGTATGGGCATGACGGGCTTTGAAGAAGGACATATGTATGGGCCTGCGGATGAGCGGGAAGCCATCGCGACTATTCACCGTTCACTCGAGCTGGGCGGTAATTTTTTGGATACTGCTGATCTGTACGGGCCGCTGAAAAATGAGCAGCTCATTGCGAAAGCCATCAGCGGCAAACGCGATCAGTATATCTTAGCCACCAAGTTTGGCTGGGAAATCGACGACAACAATAAAGTAACCTGGGCCATCAATGGTAAAAGGGATTACGTCAAGAAATCTTTAGAGCGTTCGCTAAAGAACCTCAATACCGATTACATTGATCTGTATTATCTGCACCGCCTGGACAAAAACACGCCAATCGAGGAAACGGTTGATGCCATGGCCGGGCTGGTTAAAGAAGGTAAAGTGGGTTACATCGGTCTGTCAGAGGTATCTTCTGAAACGGTTAAGCGGGCGCATGCCGTGCATCCCATCACGGCAGTACAAAGCGAGTATTCTTTATTTGAACGAACGGTGGAAGAACGCGGGGTGTTAGCAACATTAAATGAACTGGGTGTAGGTTTTGTAGCCTACTCTCCCCTGGGCCGTGGCTTTTTATCCGGACAGATCAAAAGCATCGACGACCTGCCGGAGAACGATTTCCGCAGAGCGATCCCCCGTTTCCAGGGTGAAATGTTCAATAAGAATATTGAATTGGTTAAGGCGATTGAAGCTATGGCTGAGGCGAAGAACGTCACTTCTTCGCAGCTGGCTTTAGCCTGGATCATGAGCAAGGGGATCTTACCGATCCCGGGAACGAAACGCAGAAAGTACCTGGAACAAAACCTTGCGGCGACCACTATTGAGCTGACGGAGGCGGATCTTTCACAACTGGAAAGCATCGTGCCCTTGGGTACAGACACAGGCGCACCTTATGACGAATTCAGTATGGGCTTAATTGATTAA
- a CDS encoding RagB/SusD family nutrient uptake outer membrane protein — protein sequence MKRIRYTFNRSAIIALLAAAMLATSSCSKYTELEPINSPSENSAFQSPSSIELAMQGVYEAAAVGSYNGDKASARGYPFGAAAIEQDEMRGEDMLNVALFYAITYEATYTTSSANNVNMWTGLYALINQANVMIRGVQAAAANGVIPAETAAAYEGEARFLRALAHHELLIHFSFPYADNNGSKPGVPYREKAITSQADVNEGLTIGRGTVAEAYAKLLADLDYAETNLPVTQTKGLSRATKGAAIALKTRIKQHMGDWDGVIAEGAKLGTDKQPTGHFTSPIGAYTLTASPETPFTSFKNNTESVFSIANGPNANGGTNGALAAMFGPADKGARGLVATSPILYNASFWVEGDLRRKLLQVNQVVGEKYVFNYKYRDYVNKTDYAPIIRYAEVLLNVAEAYAKKGNTAQALLLLNDVRNRSVPADKQFTTAPADLMLAILQERRIEFAGEGRRWPDLHRLALDPAYGSNGIPAKMKAGQMKLDGSDYNNITPPTFPATGGVKAYLYTEYQFLWPIPADEVAANPLLREQQNEGYK from the coding sequence ATGAAAAGAATCAGATATACATTTAACAGATCAGCTATAATAGCTTTACTCGCTGCAGCGATGCTGGCAACATCGTCCTGCAGTAAATATACAGAACTGGAACCCATCAACTCACCATCTGAAAATTCTGCTTTCCAGAGCCCTTCCAGTATTGAGCTGGCCATGCAGGGTGTGTATGAAGCTGCTGCCGTAGGTAGCTACAACGGTGATAAAGCCAGTGCCCGTGGATATCCTTTTGGCGCCGCAGCCATTGAACAGGATGAAATGAGAGGAGAAGATATGCTGAATGTGGCATTGTTTTACGCCATCACCTACGAGGCTACATACACCACCAGCTCTGCCAACAATGTTAACATGTGGACAGGCTTGTATGCATTGATCAATCAGGCCAACGTGATGATCCGTGGTGTACAGGCTGCCGCTGCGAATGGCGTTATTCCCGCGGAAACTGCTGCCGCATATGAAGGAGAGGCGCGTTTCCTCCGTGCGCTGGCCCACCATGAGCTGTTGATCCATTTCAGCTTCCCTTATGCAGATAATAACGGCAGCAAACCAGGTGTACCTTATCGTGAGAAAGCGATCACCAGCCAGGCAGATGTTAATGAAGGATTAACCATCGGAAGAGGTACTGTGGCAGAAGCCTATGCCAAACTGCTGGCCGACCTGGATTATGCAGAAACAAACCTGCCGGTTACACAGACCAAAGGACTGTCGAGGGCTACCAAGGGCGCTGCTATCGCTTTAAAGACCCGTATAAAACAACATATGGGCGACTGGGACGGAGTAATTGCCGAAGGCGCCAAGCTGGGTACTGATAAGCAACCTACAGGGCATTTTACCAGCCCGATCGGTGCTTATACACTCACCGCCAGTCCGGAGACGCCTTTCACCAGCTTTAAGAACAATACTGAATCTGTATTTTCCATTGCCAATGGTCCTAATGCGAATGGTGGTACCAATGGTGCGCTGGCTGCCATGTTCGGACCTGCTGATAAAGGTGCGCGTGGTCTCGTGGCCACCAGTCCGATCCTGTACAATGCTTCCTTTTGGGTGGAAGGTGATCTGCGTAGAAAACTGCTGCAGGTGAACCAGGTAGTTGGAGAAAAATATGTGTTCAATTACAAGTACAGGGACTATGTAAATAAAACCGACTATGCGCCTATTATCAGGTATGCGGAAGTGCTATTGAATGTAGCCGAAGCATATGCAAAGAAGGGGAATACAGCCCAGGCTTTATTGTTGCTGAATGATGTGCGCAACCGCTCTGTTCCTGCGGACAAACAATTCACAACAGCACCTGCAGACCTGATGCTGGCTATTCTGCAGGAACGCCGTATAGAATTTGCAGGCGAAGGCCGCCGCTGGCCGGACCTGCATCGTCTTGCGCTGGATCCGGCTTATGGTTCTAACGGTATTCCTGCCAAAATGAAAGCCGGACAAATGAAGCTGGATGGATCAGATTATAATAACATTACTCCCCCGACATTTCCTGCAACGGGTGGTGTAAAGGCTTATTTGTATACTGAATACCAGTTCCTCTGGCCTATACCGGCAGACGAAGTAGCGGCCAACCCGCTGCTGCGCGAACAACAGAACGAAGGATATAAATAA